A window of the Lactuca sativa cultivar Salinas chromosome 7, Lsat_Salinas_v11, whole genome shotgun sequence genome harbors these coding sequences:
- the LOC111908198 gene encoding zinc finger protein CONSTANS-LIKE 16, which produces MIAGKKTANAVGGKTARACDSCVRKRARWYCAADDAFLCQSCDASVHSANQLAGRHERVLLETASSKLFGSGIASPEPTWHQGLTRRARTPRLRTKSSLKLDRKSDLVNSSAPLVPEIGVLDPSSLDEEEEEEELLYRVPVFDPFETELFNTSDEIGRSLTFVVENKQEETCDLDDLQGFDLPTDDMELLEFAADVESLLGKGYDDTSCRIEELGLTNYDFKDEDNTNIIIGTCFDENKVKVEDDEREAILGFDLDTTRETLDWDFGHESTMMIKEEEKKVVVGVKEHMIMVSNDECKEAMVRKSSITLRLNYDEVISAWADQGSPWTNGTRPELNLDGCWPDFMGLQWMGNNTPLCGGLGGSDGGREARVSRYKEKRRTRLFSKKIRYEVRKLNAEKRPRMKGRFVKREGNL; this is translated from the exons ATGATAGCCGGAAAGAAAACAGCCAATGCTGTTGGTGGCAAGACAGCAAGGGCTTGCGACAGCTGCGTACGAAAGCGGGCGAGATGGTATTGTGCTGCTGATGACGCTTTCCTTTGCCAAAGTTGTGATGCCTCAGTACACTCGGCTAATCAGTTGGCTGGTCGGCATGAGAGGGTCCTTCTCGAGACTGCTTCCTCTAAGCTCTTTGGGTCAGGCATAGCTTCGCCTGAACCAACCTGGCACCAAGGTCTCACCCGTCGTGCTCGCACCCCACGACTCCGGACTAAATCCTCTCTCAAACTAGATAGAAAGAGCGATTTAGTGAACTCTTCTGCTCCCTTAGTTCCGGAAATAGGCGTTTTAGACCCATCATcacttgatgaagaagaagaggaagaagaactaTTGTATCGTGTGCCTGTCTTTGATCCTTTTGAAACTGAATTATTTAATACTTCTGATGAAATAGGCAGGAGCTTGACTTTTGTAGTGGAAAACAAACAAGAAGAGACATGTGATTTGGATGATCTTCAAGGGTTTGATCTGCCAACTGATGATATGGAGCTACTGGAATTTGCTGCCGATGTTGAAAGCTTATTAGGGAAGGGTTATGATGATACATCGTGTAGGATTGAAGAATTGGGGTTAACTAATTATGATTTTAAGGATGAAGATAATACTAACATTATTATAGGAACTTGCTTCGACGAAAATAAGGTGAAAGTTGAAGATGATGAAAGAGAAGCAATTTTAGGTTTTGATTTGGATACAACTAGGGAAACACTAGATTGGGACTTCGGTCATGAATCCACGATGATGATAAAAGAGGAGGAGAAGAAAGTGGTGGTAGGCGTAAAAGAACATATGATAATGGTGTCAAATGATGAATGTAAAGAAGCAATGGTGAGAAAATCAAGCATAACTTTGAGGCTTAATTACGATGAAGTGATCAGTGCATGGGCTGATCAAGGATCTCCATGGACAAACGGAACCCGACCAGAACTCAATCTTGATGGTTGCTGGCCTGATTTCATG GGTTTGCAATGGATGGGGAATAATACTCCTTTATGTGGAGGCTTAGGAGGAAGCGATGGAGGAAGAGAGGCAAGAGTGTCAAGGTATAAAGAGAAAAGAAGGACAAGATTATTTTCGAAGAAGATAAGATACGAAGTGAGGAAACTAAATGCTGAGAAAAGGCCTAGAATGAAAGGGAGGTTTGTGAAAAGGGAAGGAAACCTTTGA